One Pricia mediterranea genomic window, CTCGCTGGTTTTCAAGACCAGTGCATTCGACCGCTCTGCCATTCCTCCATACTACTACTAAGGTACCAAGATGGTTACTGCATTACAGGCCAACTTGGCGGGTGCAAATATAGAAAGCTTTTTCGTACCGATAAACCTTTTTTTCGATTTTATATAAGTTCGTCAACAGAGGAAACAATTTACTCACGTCTAAAGGTCAAATTCCCTAAATTGCCGAAATGCAACTTCCCTTGGTCAGCATCCTTATTCCTTTTAAGAATACCGAACGGTTTTTAAATGATTGTCTGGATTCAATCCGTATCCAATCCTACGAAAATTGGGAGGTACTAGCGGTAAACGACCACTCCACCGACCATAGCTTATCTCTCGTCCATGGCTATGCTGACAATGACAATCGAATCAAAGTGTTTCAAAATGAAGGCAAGGGA contains:
- a CDS encoding glycosyltransferase family 2 protein — encoded protein: MQLPLVSILIPFKNTERFLNDCLDSIRIQSYENWEVLAVNDHSTDHSLSLVHGYADNDNRIKVFQNEGKGIIHALRTAYGKSSGLLITRMDSDDIMLPNKLQVMVDSLRRNGSGHLAVGQVEYFSHRGVSDG